One Vibrio gazogenes genomic region harbors:
- a CDS encoding methyl-accepting chemotaxis protein, producing MLFNRSLVKENEALKKDLHLIKQMHDSLDKEMLTIKLDSRGLVSSVNSLFCKEMKYESQNVEGCKLTDMVPQKERSTGHYQRLNHALNEGKHWNGALQLLKGDGEESWLRAILQPIYDIDKQLQYFLLYASELTQTIRASREHEDMIAALLRSTAVIEFDLDGRVLTANDNFLRATSYKKEEIVGKHHRLFCEPEIYNAPEYEEFWRELKRGNFISDRFKRVDKYGNIVWLEASYNPIHNNHGELYKVVKFASVITEQMNRERAISEAANIAYETSRLTDTQAAKAQVVIQDTIQTMEELEQQMIHACQGIKELDELSKKVSDLVGNISGIADQTNLLALNAAIEAARAGDQGRGFAVVADEVRELALRTSKTTSEIVDVVSKNQKLTENAVGLIENGQLRAKDGLQLSNDAGIVMADIQDGAKKVVGAIEEFHQKL from the coding sequence ATGCTTTTTAACCGTTCCCTTGTCAAAGAAAATGAAGCTTTAAAGAAAGATCTTCATTTGATTAAACAGATGCATGACAGTCTTGACAAAGAGATGTTAACGATAAAGTTGGACTCGAGAGGTTTAGTTAGCTCGGTGAATTCTCTTTTTTGTAAAGAGATGAAATATGAGTCACAAAATGTAGAAGGATGTAAGCTCACCGACATGGTGCCACAGAAAGAGCGTTCAACTGGGCATTACCAACGATTAAATCATGCACTGAATGAAGGTAAACACTGGAATGGTGCACTGCAACTGCTGAAAGGGGACGGTGAAGAATCATGGTTACGGGCGATTTTGCAGCCGATTTACGATATTGATAAGCAATTGCAATATTTTTTACTTTATGCGTCTGAACTTACCCAAACCATCCGCGCTTCAAGAGAACATGAAGATATGATTGCAGCGTTGCTGCGTTCGACGGCTGTGATTGAGTTTGATCTCGACGGGCGTGTCCTGACAGCAAATGATAATTTTCTTCGCGCAACGAGTTATAAAAAAGAAGAAATTGTCGGTAAGCACCACCGTCTTTTTTGTGAACCGGAGATCTATAACGCTCCTGAATATGAAGAATTTTGGCGTGAGTTGAAGAGGGGTAATTTTATCTCGGATCGATTTAAGCGAGTTGATAAATATGGCAATATCGTGTGGTTGGAAGCATCTTATAATCCGATTCACAACAACCATGGCGAACTCTATAAAGTTGTTAAATTTGCTTCTGTGATCACCGAACAGATGAATCGGGAAAGGGCCATTTCTGAAGCTGCAAACATTGCCTACGAAACATCACGGTTAACCGATACTCAGGCTGCAAAAGCACAGGTTGTCATTCAGGATACGATTCAGACCATGGAAGAACTTGAACAACAGATGATTCATGCCTGTCAAGGGATTAAGGAGCTGGATGAGCTTTCTAAGAAGGTCAGTGATCTGGTTGGCAACATCAGCGGGATTGCCGATCAAACCAACTTACTTGCTTTGAATGCCGCCATTGAGGCGGCCAGAGCCGGTGATCAGGGGCGTGGTTTTGCTGTCGTCGCCGATGAAGTCAGAGAGCTTGCCTTACGCACCAGTAAAACCACTTCTGAAATCGTGGACGTGGTATCAAAGAACCAAAAATTGACAGAAAACGCGGTTGGGCTGATTGAAAATGGTCAACTGAGAGCGAAAGATGGTCTACAGCTTTCGAATGATGCCGGTATTGTGATGGCTGATATTCAGGATGGGGCGAAAAAAGTCGTGGGTGCGATCGAAGAGTTCCATCAGAAACTGTAA